From Cydia strobilella chromosome 7, ilCydStro3.1, whole genome shotgun sequence, one genomic window encodes:
- the LOC134743163 gene encoding uncharacterized protein LOC134743163 isoform X11: MLETSKNTLEELEIRQLKNRRGVCKRKLTVFNKFIERIDSSALTAEIIVDISLRLEQLPKLYNDFSEIQDRIETLCSDEGDIEAHEAERMSFEDTFYRLSAKGKLLAKVDTDSTPNDHSPRAPPQQPLGESIKYPEISLPSFDGDLTQWLQFRDTFDALVNQASLAPIVKYKYLRSCLQDGALEVISSLDFSEDAYMLAWQMLCERYNNPKRLVTNHMRALFDVEPVPSTPSGLRGLCDNISKHLRSLRSLNVPTENWDLAIIHMLVKKLDSRLQSKWENSVDLRKLPSLQDFKTFLKNRADRLEATSPAVPSDAPSTSKKAMLQRP, encoded by the exons atgttagaaacttccaaaaacactctagaagagttagaaattaggcagttaaaaaatagacgaggtgtctgtaagcgaaaattaactgtatttaataaatttatagaaagaaTCGACTCAAGTGCATTGACGGCCGAAATAATTGTAGACATAAGCTTAAgactagaacaattaccaaagtTATACAATGATTTCTCTGAGATACAGGACCGGATCGAGACACTGTGCAGCGACGAAGGGGACATCGAAGCCCACGAGGCCGAGCGTATGTCATTTGAGGACACATTTTACCGACTTAGCGCTAAGGGCAAGCTGCTGGCGAAGGTAGATACCGATTCAACACCAAATGACCATAGTCCGCGAGCCCCGCCGCAGCAACCCCTCGGTGAGTCGATAAAATATCCCGAAATTAGCCTCCCTAGCTTCGACGGAGACCTAACACAGTGGCTGCAATTTCGAGACACATTTGATGCCCTAGTCAACCAAGCTAGCTTAGCACCGatcgtaaaatataagtacctacgcagTTGTTTACAAGACGGCGCACTTGAGGTAATTAGTTCGCTCGATTTCTCCGAGGACGCGTACATGCTCGCGTGGCAGATGCTTTGTGAACGTTATAATAATCCTAAACGTTTAGTCACCAACCACATGCGAGCCTTGTTCGACGTGGAACCGGTACCGTCAACTCCTTCGGGTCTAAGAGGTCTGTGCGATAATATTTCCAAACATTTGAGATCTTTGCGctcattaaatgtacctaccgaAAATTGGGATCTCGCAATTATTCACATGTTAGTTAAAAAGTTAGACAGTCGATTGCAATCAAAGTGGGAAAACAGTGTTGATTTGAGAAAATTGCCTTCGTTGCAGGATTTCAAAACCTTCCTAAAGAACCGAGCTGACCGGCTGGAAGCGACCAGCCCAGCAGTACCATCGGACGCACCCAGCACTTCCAAGAAGGCCATG CTGCAGAGGCCATAG
- the LOC134743163 gene encoding uncharacterized protein LOC134743163 isoform X9 produces the protein MLETSKNTLEELEIRQLKNRRGVCKRKLTVFNKFIERIDSSALTAEIIVDISLRLEQLPKLYNDFSEIQDRIETLCSDEGDIEAHEAERMSFEDTFYRLSAKGKLLAKVDTDSTPNDHSPRAPPQQPLGESIKYPEISLPSFDGDLTQWLQFRDTFDALVNQASLAPIVKYKYLRSCLQDGALEVISSLDFSEDAYMLAWQMLCERYNNPKRLVTNHMRALFDVEPVPSTPSGLRGLCDNISKHLRSLRSLNVPTENWDLAIIHMLVKKLDSRLQSKWENSVDLRKLPSLQDFKTFLKNRADRLEATSPAVPSDAPSTSKKAMVTTSEPIKLQRP, from the exons atgttagaaacttccaaaaacactctagaagagttagaaattaggcagttaaaaaatagacgaggtgtctgtaagcgaaaattaactgtatttaataaatttatagaaagaaTCGACTCAAGTGCATTGACGGCCGAAATAATTGTAGACATAAGCTTAAgactagaacaattaccaaagtTATACAATGATTTCTCTGAGATACAGGACCGGATCGAGACACTGTGCAGCGACGAAGGGGACATCGAAGCCCACGAGGCCGAGCGTATGTCATTTGAGGACACATTTTACCGACTTAGCGCTAAGGGCAAGCTGCTGGCGAAGGTAGATACCGATTCAACACCAAATGACCATAGTCCGCGAGCCCCGCCGCAGCAACCCCTCGGTGAGTCGATAAAATATCCCGAAATTAGCCTCCCTAGCTTCGACGGAGACCTAACACAGTGGCTGCAATTTCGAGACACATTTGATGCCCTAGTCAACCAAGCTAGCTTAGCACCGatcgtaaaatataagtacctacgcagTTGTTTACAAGACGGCGCACTTGAGGTAATTAGTTCGCTCGATTTCTCCGAGGACGCGTACATGCTCGCGTGGCAGATGCTTTGTGAACGTTATAATAATCCTAAACGTTTAGTCACCAACCACATGCGAGCCTTGTTCGACGTGGAACCGGTACCGTCAACTCCTTCGGGTCTAAGAGGTCTGTGCGATAATATTTCCAAACATTTGAGATCTTTGCGctcattaaatgtacctaccgaAAATTGGGATCTCGCAATTATTCACATGTTAGTTAAAAAGTTAGACAGTCGATTGCAATCAAAGTGGGAAAACAGTGTTGATTTGAGAAAATTGCCTTCGTTGCAGGATTTCAAAACCTTCCTAAAGAACCGAGCTGACCGGCTGGAAGCGACCAGCCCAGCAGTACCATCGGACGCACCCAGCACTTCCAAGAAGGCCATGGTAACCACGTCCGAACCTATCAAG CTGCAGAGGCCATAG
- the LOC134743163 gene encoding uncharacterized protein LOC134743163 isoform X1 → MLETSKNTLEELEIRQLKNRRGVCKRKLTVFNKFIERIDSSALTAEIIVDISLRLEQLPKLYNDFSEIQDRIETLCSDEGDIEAHEAERMSFEDTFYRLSAKGKLLAKVDTDSTPNDHSPRAPPQQPLGESIKYPEISLPSFDGDLTQWLQFRDTFDALVNQASLAPIVKYKYLRSCLQDGALEVISSLDFSEDAYMLAWQMLCERYNNPKRLVTNHMRALFDVEPVPSTPSGLRGLCDNISKHLRSLRSLNVPTENWDLAIIHMLVKKLDSRLQSKWENSVDLRKLPSLQDFKTFLKNRADRLEATSPAVPSDAPSTSKKAMVTTSEPIKVTSKQFKCNQCPYCSSTHYINQCPKFSALNVIARIRAVNKLRLCFNCLSGTHVLTNCRASTCRVCKGKHHTLLHKPNTNTHVGSNPVPTRLPISTLIDEQPSSSQIETTLSNNTLIEKQINNARNRSVFLTTAQVLVRDKHNNVHKMKAFLDNGSQENFITENAAKKLQLNKEQLALNVIGFNEKVSSLLESCDVTLHSLDGTFTTNLSCFITPIICTTNILIPNVQRWHIPSRYKLADDEFNLAQDVDLLIGGEIFFDLLLTGKYKLGPGLPVLRRSRLGWIVTGSVQKKTESAIQCKVTVETQLKKFWEIEEGSAPNLPYDEKQCEDIFLKTHTHNSEGNFEIELPLKQPPTKLGQSRHIAYRRFKTLESKFERNPEFKDKYVNFMREFEQAGHMIQLQDNYDGPCNFLPHQAVFRDSPSTPIRIVFDCSCRTDNGISLNDIQYKGSIIQDELINILLRFRKYQYVINADIQKMYRCIYVKPNQQYLQCIFWRENTHQRLQIYMLTTLSFGLKSAPHIATRCLLQLSNENQHTFPAAAEAIANQFYMDDFIAGGDDENQVAETASQVNEILRGANFTLRKWKSNSEVIIKRVSETHTHQNTHTTEFGDKTHKVLGLAWSSDSDELMYTIKENQISHPITKRKVLGVISSIFDPLGLTGPVIVVAKIFIQKLFKAQLDWDTELTQDLIQEWNTFYRDLFLLNQLKISRCTVIPNYVTIQIHGFCDSSIKAYGAAIYIRSSDRVGNVQVHLLYSKSKISPIQPQTIPNLELCSSLLLATHVDKIKRALKCDVSGINLWSDSKITLCWIKNSNPKLTCFVSNRVTKVLSLTNKHEWSWVRSEDNPADLLSRGVAPGKLETNQLWWSGPAWLTQSPDTWPTHDSESLNHAPEAESDVNITLTLAISTESNDTIQYLFHRWSSDKTLIHVLAYILRFIYNTKNKTRTINPNNKLSGPLSVEELKKSDHALIRHAQMESFPHEYKLLQNNKPVLNKSKILSLHPFMKDGLVRVGGRIGLSHYAYEKKHPLILSHEHALTKLLMANAHIRTLHAGPQLLLSTIRERIWPTKGRMLASKIVNKCVPCFRANPKTTNPIMGNLPPSRVNPSPPFAITGIDYGGPYNIRDRTGRGYKVSKCYIAVFICFATKAIHLELITGLESANFLAALRRFIARRGKPKELDFWRRWSRDYIGTLQERTKWRSARGPSLAVDTVVLVRDERLPPCRWRLGKIVATQPGRDGVTRVAVIRTARGDIQRASITFVHYLLRVKSYK, encoded by the coding sequence atgttagaaacttccaaaaacactctagaagagttagaaattaggcagttaaaaaatagacgaggtgtctgtaagcgaaaattaactgtatttaataaatttatagaaagaaTCGACTCAAGTGCATTGACGGCCGAAATAATTGTAGACATAAGCTTAAgactagaacaattaccaaagtTATACAATGATTTCTCTGAGATACAGGACCGGATCGAGACACTGTGCAGCGACGAAGGGGACATCGAAGCCCACGAGGCCGAGCGTATGTCATTTGAGGACACATTTTACCGACTTAGCGCTAAGGGCAAGCTGCTGGCGAAGGTAGATACCGATTCAACACCAAATGACCATAGTCCGCGAGCCCCGCCGCAGCAACCCCTCGGTGAGTCGATAAAATATCCCGAAATTAGCCTCCCTAGCTTCGACGGAGACCTAACACAGTGGCTGCAATTTCGAGACACATTTGATGCCCTAGTCAACCAAGCTAGCTTAGCACCGatcgtaaaatataagtacctacgcagTTGTTTACAAGACGGCGCACTTGAGGTAATTAGTTCGCTCGATTTCTCCGAGGACGCGTACATGCTCGCGTGGCAGATGCTTTGTGAACGTTATAATAATCCTAAACGTTTAGTCACCAACCACATGCGAGCCTTGTTCGACGTGGAACCGGTACCGTCAACTCCTTCGGGTCTAAGAGGTCTGTGCGATAATATTTCCAAACATTTGAGATCTTTGCGctcattaaatgtacctaccgaAAATTGGGATCTCGCAATTATTCACATGTTAGTTAAAAAGTTAGACAGTCGATTGCAATCAAAGTGGGAAAACAGTGTTGATTTGAGAAAATTGCCTTCGTTGCAGGATTTCAAAACCTTCCTAAAGAACCGAGCTGACCGGCTGGAAGCGACCAGCCCAGCAGTACCATCGGACGCACCCAGCACTTCCAAGAAGGCCATGGTAACCACGTCCGAACCTATCAAGGTAACCTCCAAACAGTTTAAATGTAACCAGTGTCCGTATTGTTCGAGTACGCATTATATTAATCAGTGTCCAAAGTTTAGTGCATTAAACGTTATCGCGCGCATCCGAGCCGTGAATAAATTACGATTATGCTTTAATTGTTTGTCCGGAACGCATGTCTTAACAAACTGCAGGGCCAGTACATGTCGAGTATGTAAGGGCAAGCATCATACGTTACTACACAAACCAAATACCAACACTCATGTAGGTAGTAACCCCGTACCAACGCGATTACCAATATCAACGTTAATCGACGAACAACCGAGTTCTAGTCAAATCGAGACTACCTTGTCGAATAACACTTTaatcgaaaaacaaataaacaatgcgCGAAATAGGTCAGTTTTCCTTACAACAGCCCAAGTGCTCGTTAGGGATAAGCATAACAATGTGCATAAAATGAAGGCATTTTTAGACAATGGCTCgcaagaaaatttcattaccgaaaacgcggccaaaaagttacaattaaaCAAGGAACAACTTGCCTTAAATGTCATAGGTTTCAATGAAAAAGTGTCTAGCCTTTTAGAATCGTGTGACGTAACATTGCATTCCTTAGACGGAACCTTTACAACGAATTTGTCCTGTTTTATTACGCCTATAATTTGtactaccaacattttaataccaAACGTGCAACGTTGGCACATTCCGTCGCGTTATAAATTAGCTGATGACGAGTTTAACTTAGCTCAAGATGTAGATTTGCTTATCGGTGGGGAGATATTCTTTGATTTACTTCTTACCGGTAAATACAAGCTCGGGCCCGGATTACCGGTTCTGAGACGCTCGCGATTAGGATGGATAGtcacgggttccgtacaaaaaaaaaccgagtcTGCCATTCAATGCAAAGTTACAGTAGAAactcaattaaaaaagttttgggaAATAGAGGAGGGTTCCGCACCAAATTTACCCTATGATGAAAAACAATGTGAGGATATATTTCTGAAAACTCACACTCACAACTCTGAGGGTAATTTCGAAATAGAACTTCCATTAAAGCAGCCACCTACCAAGTTAGGTCAATCTAGGCACATAGCATATCGGAGGTTCAAAACATTAGAATCCAAGTTCGAGCGGAACCCcgaatttaaagataaatatgtgAATTTCATGCGCGAGTTCGAACAAGCTGGCCATATGATTCAATTACAAGATAATTATGATGGCCCATGTAATTTTCTACCCCACCAAGCTGTTTTTCGCGACTCCCCCTCAACCCCTATTCGAATTGTTTTCGACTGCTCATGCAGAACTGATAACGGCATTTCTTTGAATGATATCCAATACAAAGGCTCAATAATACAGGACGAACTCATAAATATACTTCTACGATTCCGAAAATACCAATATGTTATTAACGCtgacatacaaaaaatgtacagatgtatttatgttaaaccAAATCAACAATACCTACAATGCATATTTTGGCGGGAAAATACTCACCAACGACTCCAAATTTATATGCTGACCACATTAAGTTTCGGCTTAAAGTCAGCACCACATATTGCAACCAGatgtttgttacaattgtcaaACGAAAACCAACACACATTTCCAGCAGCTGCAGAGGCCATAGCGAACCAGTTCTACATGGACGATTTTATCGCCGGCGGCGACGACGAGAATCAGGTAGCTGAAACTGCATCACAGGTGAACGAGATCCTGCGGGGAGCCAACTTCACGCTGCGGAAATGGAAGTCCAATTCCGAAGTCATCATAAAACGGGTGagcgaaacacacacacaccaaaacacacacacaaccgaATTTGGAGATAAAACACATAAGGTCCTGGGTTTAGCGTGGTCTAGTGACTCAGATGAGCTTATGTATACCATTAAAgaaaaccaaatttcacacccaaTCACCAAAAGAAAGGTACTAGGGGTAATTTCGTCCATTTTCGACCCCCTAGGCTTGACGGGACCAGTAATTGTagtagccaaaatatttattcaaaaattatttaaggctCAATTAGATTGGGATACCGAATTAACACAAGACTTGATCCAAGAATGGAACACATTCTATCgagacttgtttttattaaaccaaTTGAAAATTTCGAGATGTACAGTCATACCCAATTATGTAACGATACAAATTCATGGGTTCTGTGACAGTAGTATTAAAGCCTATGGCGCTGCCATCTATATACGATCAAGCGATAGAGTAGGAAACGTACAAGTTCACCTACTttactcaaaatcaaaaataagtccaatacaaccccaaactattccaaatttggaactttgttccagtttactgctcgcgacacatgtcgacaaaataaaacgagcattaaaatgtgacgtttccggAATCAACCTGTGGTCagattcaaaaataacattatgttggataaaaaatagtaaccctaaattaacttgttttgttaGTAACAGAGTCACAAAAGTATTATCACTTACAAACAAGCACGAGTGGTCATGGGTCCGCTCGGAGGATAACCCCGCCGACCTTTTGTCCCGAGGGGTAGCACCAGGCAAGCTGGAAACCAACCAGTTATGGTGGTCTGGGCCGGCGTGGTTGACCCAAAGTCCGGACACATGGCCGACCCACGATTCTGAGTCACTAAATCATGCACCCGAGGCCGAGAGCGACGTAAACATAACTCTCACCTTGGCTATTAGCACAGAATCTAACGACACGATACAATATCTTTTCCACAGGTGGTCAAGCGATAAAACACTTATtcatgtattagcatacatacttcgatttatatataatacaaaaaataaaactcgaacaattaatccaaataataaattatcaggaCCATTGTCCgtagaagaattaaaaaaatcggatcacgcattaattagacatgcacaaatggaatcattcccacacgaatataaattattgcaaaacaataaaccggttcttaacaaatcaaaaatattatctttacacCCATTCATGAAGGACGGACTCGTTCGCGTAGGCGGACGAATCGGTCTTTCGCATTatgcatatgaaaaaaaacatcctTTAATATTAAGTCACGAGCACGCGCTTACCAAACTACTGATGGCAAACGCACATATACGTACTCTGCACGCTGGCCCTCAGTTATTACTTTCAACTATTCGCGAGCGCATCTGGCCAACAAAAGGTAGGATGTTAGCctcgaaaattgtaaataaatgcgtTCCGTGTTTTAGAGCAAATCCAAAGACTACTAACCCTATAATGGGAAACTTACCCCCCTCAAGGGTAAATCCTTCCCCCCCCTTTGCTATCACGGGTATCGATTATGGAGGAccttataacattagagataggACAGGGCGTGGTTACAAGGTCTCTAAGTGCTATATAgcagtgtttatttgttttgcaacAAAGGCAATTCATCTCGAATTAATTACAGGGCTCGAGTCAGCCAATTTCCTGGCGGCGCTGCGACGATTCATCGCCAGGAGAGGTAAACCGAAGGAGTTG
- the LOC134743163 gene encoding uncharacterized protein LOC134743163 isoform X8 — protein sequence MLETSKNTLEELEIRQLKNRRGVCKRKLTVFNKFIERIDSSALTAEIIVDISLRLEQLPKLYNDFSEIQDRIETLCSDEGDIEAHEAERMSFEDTFYRLSAKGKLLAKVDTDSTPNDHSPRAPPQQPLGESIKYPEISLPSFDGDLTQWLQFRDTFDALVNQASLAPIVKYKYLRSCLQDGALEVISSLDFSEDAYMLAWQMLCERYNNPKRLVTNHMRALFDVEPVPSTPSGLRGLCDNISKHLRSLRSLNVPTENWDLAIIHMLVKKLDSRLQSKWENSVDLRKLPSLQDFKTFLKNRADRLEATSPAVPSDAPSTSKKAMVTTSEPIKQLQRP from the exons atgttagaaacttccaaaaacactctagaagagttagaaattaggcagttaaaaaatagacgaggtgtctgtaagcgaaaattaactgtatttaataaatttatagaaagaaTCGACTCAAGTGCATTGACGGCCGAAATAATTGTAGACATAAGCTTAAgactagaacaattaccaaagtTATACAATGATTTCTCTGAGATACAGGACCGGATCGAGACACTGTGCAGCGACGAAGGGGACATCGAAGCCCACGAGGCCGAGCGTATGTCATTTGAGGACACATTTTACCGACTTAGCGCTAAGGGCAAGCTGCTGGCGAAGGTAGATACCGATTCAACACCAAATGACCATAGTCCGCGAGCCCCGCCGCAGCAACCCCTCGGTGAGTCGATAAAATATCCCGAAATTAGCCTCCCTAGCTTCGACGGAGACCTAACACAGTGGCTGCAATTTCGAGACACATTTGATGCCCTAGTCAACCAAGCTAGCTTAGCACCGatcgtaaaatataagtacctacgcagTTGTTTACAAGACGGCGCACTTGAGGTAATTAGTTCGCTCGATTTCTCCGAGGACGCGTACATGCTCGCGTGGCAGATGCTTTGTGAACGTTATAATAATCCTAAACGTTTAGTCACCAACCACATGCGAGCCTTGTTCGACGTGGAACCGGTACCGTCAACTCCTTCGGGTCTAAGAGGTCTGTGCGATAATATTTCCAAACATTTGAGATCTTTGCGctcattaaatgtacctaccgaAAATTGGGATCTCGCAATTATTCACATGTTAGTTAAAAAGTTAGACAGTCGATTGCAATCAAAGTGGGAAAACAGTGTTGATTTGAGAAAATTGCCTTCGTTGCAGGATTTCAAAACCTTCCTAAAGAACCGAGCTGACCGGCTGGAAGCGACCAGCCCAGCAGTACCATCGGACGCACCCAGCACTTCCAAGAAGGCCATGGTAACCACGTCCGAACCTATCAAG CAGCTGCAGAGGCCATAG
- the LOC134743163 gene encoding uncharacterized protein LOC134743163 isoform X10, whose amino-acid sequence MLETSKNTLEELEIRQLKNRRGVCKRKLTVFNKFIERIDSSALTAEIIVDISLRLEQLPKLYNDFSEIQDRIETLCSDEGDIEAHEAERMSFEDTFYRLSAKGKLLAKVDTDSTPNDHSPRAPPQQPLGESIKYPEISLPSFDGDLTQWLQFRDTFDALVNQASLAPIVKYKYLRSCLQDGALEVISSLDFSEDAYMLAWQMLCERYNNPKRLVTNHMRALFDVEPVPSTPSGLRGLCDNISKHLRSLRSLNVPTENWDLAIIHMLVKKLDSRLQSKWENSVDLRKLPSLQDFKTFLKNRADRLEATSPAVPSDAPSTSKKAMQLQRP is encoded by the exons atgttagaaacttccaaaaacactctagaagagttagaaattaggcagttaaaaaatagacgaggtgtctgtaagcgaaaattaactgtatttaataaatttatagaaagaaTCGACTCAAGTGCATTGACGGCCGAAATAATTGTAGACATAAGCTTAAgactagaacaattaccaaagtTATACAATGATTTCTCTGAGATACAGGACCGGATCGAGACACTGTGCAGCGACGAAGGGGACATCGAAGCCCACGAGGCCGAGCGTATGTCATTTGAGGACACATTTTACCGACTTAGCGCTAAGGGCAAGCTGCTGGCGAAGGTAGATACCGATTCAACACCAAATGACCATAGTCCGCGAGCCCCGCCGCAGCAACCCCTCGGTGAGTCGATAAAATATCCCGAAATTAGCCTCCCTAGCTTCGACGGAGACCTAACACAGTGGCTGCAATTTCGAGACACATTTGATGCCCTAGTCAACCAAGCTAGCTTAGCACCGatcgtaaaatataagtacctacgcagTTGTTTACAAGACGGCGCACTTGAGGTAATTAGTTCGCTCGATTTCTCCGAGGACGCGTACATGCTCGCGTGGCAGATGCTTTGTGAACGTTATAATAATCCTAAACGTTTAGTCACCAACCACATGCGAGCCTTGTTCGACGTGGAACCGGTACCGTCAACTCCTTCGGGTCTAAGAGGTCTGTGCGATAATATTTCCAAACATTTGAGATCTTTGCGctcattaaatgtacctaccgaAAATTGGGATCTCGCAATTATTCACATGTTAGTTAAAAAGTTAGACAGTCGATTGCAATCAAAGTGGGAAAACAGTGTTGATTTGAGAAAATTGCCTTCGTTGCAGGATTTCAAAACCTTCCTAAAGAACCGAGCTGACCGGCTGGAAGCGACCAGCCCAGCAGTACCATCGGACGCACCCAGCACTTCCAAGAAGGCCATG CAGCTGCAGAGGCCATAG